One Candidatus Delongbacteria bacterium genomic window carries:
- a CDS encoding AAA family ATPase — translation MRILAIRGSNLASLAGPFEVDFTTEPLRDSGLFAISGPTGSGKSTLLDALCLALYHDTPRLLFAGERGVTVPDVGEQSTTPSDPRNLLRRGCGEGHAEVDFMGIGGNRYRARWEVKRARGKSDARLQAVAVSLQDMDSGTTLATQVGETATAIVERVGLTFDQFRRAVLLAQNDFATLLKAKQDERASLLEALTSTEVFSVVSRLAHERCAQERADVECLRAEAGAVRLLTPEELAELQSALESQQAERARLEADLHGIEVEQRWHAERERRTRELNTEVAVHGRLVDERESRRDADNELRAWARLLPLLGDWADRNELTGRIDRMQDDIAALNARTSTLLEDVETARSRLETAQSTLQETEEGRRAAQPRIQRARQLDQSIALQSNERERVERAKSETEETRTQIEQAKVDVQDERAVHLEHVEAWSVWQSGNPALAGVADSSWPSVGAWLRSLEEDIRAAGDLREAGDEQAGELQDLRTRQSGLAQEAEAAQTALVAARKADAQARQELTSQQPEELDRAQRTHQERARLADRLSQRVEAQARVERALAVARESIPQLKQEQTDAGAELEKAEQAMDTARNRRDAAQAALDKARLVADAHTQQLRDTLVEGEACPVCGSQTHPGVSTMDEPLSALLGQLDAGVRDSQAELDEANQRLAHLVARMVELQRRLDEALRLQEDEEDNLEQARAEVLDVAEALGLRLSADGTLRAADAEEELERLRGDLHRSQDELAQRARQVEAAKQAADTARETLDACVQDMERVQEEQGDLRQAIEPMESAARERTTRLQSLEERVDTLGRQCLEAGAVLPVDQDARDALRSTWGEGESIRHDAEAARVPLATTEANLAQREDQLRAVDERIRHLGLVLSEVDDRLRLIRLEREEALEARDAEAFALSLDHALAEALAHRDECQSLHQKVVVDQSQCGRELGTLLERGRGWEEQRTRAQTSLERMMADMAASGDSAPPLDTLDETLAGIPDDVPTRQEHLSEREESLRQAALRVEAAQRRLADHDREAGSSRAAEDAAVARGEVSTALESVRQDLALKTATKDQDVANRQRFEEKVRQVEALEGAANKWLRLDALIGQADGSKFKKYAQQFTLEILLEYANQHLDSFAPRYQLRRGNEPLSLLIIDRDFGEETRTVHSLSGGESFLVSLGLALALATLSSERVRVESLFIDEGFGSLDADTLNLVMEALDRLQSQGRRVGVISHVHDMAERIGTQIRVEPTGRGRSRVVTVR, via the coding sequence ATGAGGATCCTGGCCATCCGCGGCAGCAACCTGGCCTCCTTGGCCGGCCCCTTCGAGGTCGACTTCACCACTGAACCTCTGCGGGACAGCGGCCTGTTCGCCATCAGTGGCCCCACGGGATCCGGCAAAAGCACGTTGCTGGACGCCCTCTGCTTGGCCCTCTACCACGACACTCCCCGGCTGCTGTTTGCCGGCGAACGGGGTGTGACGGTTCCGGATGTGGGCGAGCAATCCACCACGCCGTCCGATCCGCGCAATCTGCTGCGCCGCGGCTGTGGGGAGGGCCACGCGGAAGTGGACTTCATGGGCATCGGGGGCAACCGCTACCGCGCCCGCTGGGAGGTGAAACGGGCCCGCGGCAAATCGGATGCAAGACTGCAGGCGGTGGCGGTCAGCCTGCAGGATATGGACAGCGGCACAACGCTCGCCACCCAGGTCGGCGAGACCGCAACGGCCATCGTCGAGCGAGTCGGCTTGACCTTCGACCAGTTCCGCCGGGCCGTGCTGTTGGCCCAGAACGACTTCGCCACGCTGCTGAAGGCCAAGCAGGACGAGCGCGCCAGCCTGTTGGAGGCCCTGACCAGCACCGAAGTGTTTTCGGTTGTTTCGCGCTTGGCCCATGAGCGATGTGCCCAGGAACGCGCGGATGTGGAATGCCTGCGTGCGGAAGCGGGCGCTGTGCGACTGCTGACTCCCGAGGAGCTTGCCGAGCTGCAATCCGCCTTGGAGAGCCAGCAAGCCGAACGTGCTCGACTGGAAGCCGACCTGCATGGGATCGAAGTCGAACAGCGCTGGCATGCAGAGCGGGAGCGCCGGACGCGTGAGCTGAACACCGAGGTGGCGGTCCATGGACGGCTGGTGGACGAACGGGAGTCCCGCCGCGACGCGGACAACGAGCTGCGTGCCTGGGCCCGCTTGCTTCCTTTGCTGGGCGACTGGGCCGACCGCAACGAGTTGACCGGCCGGATCGACCGGATGCAGGATGACATCGCGGCGCTGAACGCGAGAACGAGCACCCTTCTTGAGGATGTGGAGACCGCGCGATCCCGGTTGGAAACCGCGCAATCCACGCTGCAGGAGACAGAGGAAGGCCGCCGCGCCGCGCAACCCCGCATCCAGCGCGCACGGCAGCTTGACCAGTCCATCGCGCTGCAAAGCAACGAGCGCGAGCGGGTGGAGCGGGCCAAGTCTGAGACGGAAGAGACCCGGACGCAGATCGAGCAGGCGAAGGTGGACGTTCAAGACGAACGGGCGGTCCATCTGGAACATGTCGAGGCATGGAGCGTCTGGCAGAGCGGGAACCCGGCCCTGGCGGGCGTGGCGGACTCGTCCTGGCCCTCGGTGGGAGCGTGGCTGCGTTCCCTTGAGGAGGACATCCGCGCGGCCGGGGATCTGCGCGAGGCCGGCGACGAGCAGGCGGGCGAACTCCAGGACCTGCGCACGCGGCAGAGCGGGCTGGCCCAGGAAGCGGAAGCCGCTCAGACCGCCTTGGTGGCTGCCCGGAAGGCCGACGCCCAGGCGCGACAGGAACTGACGAGCCAGCAGCCGGAAGAGCTGGACCGTGCGCAGAGGACACACCAGGAGCGTGCGCGGCTGGCGGACAGGTTGTCCCAACGGGTCGAGGCGCAAGCCCGGGTGGAGCGCGCGCTCGCGGTCGCCCGCGAGTCGATCCCCCAATTGAAGCAGGAACAGACGGACGCCGGCGCGGAGCTAGAGAAGGCCGAGCAGGCGATGGACACGGCCCGCAACCGTCGCGATGCCGCACAAGCCGCCCTGGACAAGGCCCGACTGGTGGCCGACGCGCACACCCAGCAACTGCGTGACACTCTCGTCGAGGGCGAAGCCTGTCCGGTCTGTGGTTCCCAGACTCACCCCGGCGTGTCCACCATGGACGAGCCTCTGTCCGCGCTGCTGGGTCAGCTGGACGCAGGTGTCCGCGACAGCCAGGCGGAGCTGGACGAGGCCAACCAGCGCTTGGCTCACTTGGTGGCTCGGATGGTGGAGCTGCAGCGCAGGCTCGACGAGGCGCTCCGCTTGCAGGAGGACGAAGAGGACAACTTGGAGCAAGCCCGCGCCGAGGTGCTGGACGTGGCGGAAGCGCTGGGACTGCGCTTGTCCGCCGATGGGACCCTGCGTGCCGCCGACGCGGAGGAGGAGCTGGAGAGACTGCGCGGCGACCTCCATCGATCACAAGATGAGCTGGCGCAGCGCGCGCGGCAGGTGGAGGCGGCCAAACAGGCCGCGGACACCGCGCGGGAGACGCTTGACGCTTGTGTCCAGGACATGGAGCGCGTGCAAGAAGAGCAGGGAGACTTGCGACAAGCCATCGAGCCGATGGAGTCGGCCGCGAGAGAACGAACCACCCGCTTGCAGTCCCTGGAAGAGCGGGTGGACACGCTCGGTCGGCAGTGTCTGGAAGCGGGGGCTGTGCTGCCGGTAGACCAAGACGCACGAGACGCCTTGCGTTCGACCTGGGGCGAAGGGGAGTCTATCCGGCATGACGCTGAGGCGGCCCGGGTTCCACTGGCCACGACCGAGGCCAATCTCGCCCAACGGGAAGACCAGTTGCGTGCTGTGGACGAGCGGATCCGACACCTCGGGCTGGTGTTGTCCGAGGTGGACGATCGCTTGCGGCTCATTCGCCTGGAGCGGGAAGAGGCGCTCGAGGCACGCGACGCGGAGGCCTTTGCGCTGTCGCTGGACCACGCCCTGGCCGAGGCTTTGGCCCACCGGGACGAATGCCAGTCCCTCCACCAGAAGGTTGTCGTAGACCAGTCCCAGTGCGGGCGGGAGCTGGGCACCCTGCTGGAACGGGGGCGCGGCTGGGAGGAGCAAAGGACCCGGGCGCAGACTTCCCTTGAAAGGATGATGGCCGACATGGCGGCATCCGGAGACTCAGCTCCCCCGTTGGATACGCTGGACGAGACCCTCGCGGGGATCCCGGATGATGTCCCGACGCGGCAGGAGCATTTGAGCGAGCGGGAGGAGTCGCTTCGACAGGCGGCGCTGCGAGTGGAGGCGGCGCAAAGGCGCTTGGCGGACCACGACCGCGAGGCGGGGTCGTCGCGCGCAGCGGAAGACGCGGCCGTGGCGCGCGGGGAGGTCTCCACTGCCCTGGAGTCCGTGCGCCAGGATCTGGCGCTCAAGACCGCCACCAAGGACCAGGATGTGGCCAACCGCCAGCGATTCGAAGAGAAGGTCCGCCAGGTGGAGGCACTGGAAGGAGCTGCCAATAAGTGGCTGCGGCTGGACGCCCTCATTGGCCAGGCAGATGGCTCGAAGTTCAAGAAGTACGCCCAGCAGTTCACACTGGAGATATTGCTGGAGTATGCCAACCAGCACCTGGACAGCTTCGCCCCGCGCTACCAGCTGCGAAGGGGCAACGAGCCCTTGTCCTTGCTCATCATCGACCGCGACTTCGGCGAGGAGACGCGGACAGTGCACTCCCTGTCGGGCGGCGAGAGCTTCCTCGTGTCGCTGGGGCTTGCCTTGGCGCTGGCCACGCTGTCTTCCGAGCGTGTCCGCGTGGAATCGCTATTCATCGACGAGGGTTTCGGCAGCCTGGACGCCGACACGCTGAACCTGGTGATGGAGGCCCTCGACCGCTTGCAGTCGCAAGGGCGCCGCGTGGGCGTCATCTCCCACGTCCACGACATGGCCGAGCGTATCGGCACCCAGATCCGCGTGGAGCCCACGGGGCGCGGGCGAAGTCGGGTAGTCACGGTGCGATGA
- a CDS encoding T9SS type A sorting domain-containing protein, whose translation MRRLPLLCLLAALLGLPRPSQAVLLQVPQQFALLQAALDSCASGDTILVAPGEYHGNFVVPDKTITLGSQTLLTGDTLFIPQTILDGDSLGTVLTVRTGSTHRFVMDGFFLRNGYGTQWVSAGIQFADSTDAELRNLYFGPLFHDPPPSDGQGLAIYGSFLNADSEYGIKSIVMDGFRYFGVTNRASSTLIYITSRADITARNMIFDHMQSRLLRLDSQAGSIDLDNITVQDGVFLSGAISAGNVFSSVDCHHRVKNVKFIRNQYRSSLLGHGAKSPTEIENLSFIDNVELEPRTTIAYPYGFSQGINSMHAKNLVFRGNRGLRVNAAVGEIYAHAPVGQTIGYSEIDGLVVENCVLGDSNYTQWDSAYRPTMLTVEDISIKNARFANNTTILTPGEDTAENGGVFNAHLLYVQNDLADSILFKNITFTDNLVIDRDNYDEVPVAGASKGRCLFLYTSDFRSFLMDSVSFIRNRQPNMTPENPASNFETYSGTIGSVLGMYSGRSTYPGDPVKVLRNLLFLDNDDGGIQTDGGGDARQETHLVLENVQMLHMSRQALDLRAKSVSLDNVLIDGCTPYLPLAQRSEQMPLRLTCAEPSTVRNCTVVNCTTPYVLMAGLTYSEEVREPRITFENCLFANNTFNRFEALVAQYDEPGWDCFRPGRYNYCLLPQAMSYGEQNLVGAAPQFDAALGPPYLDPASPCVDAGNPASASQDLEDPAQPGFPLWPSLGNLCNDIGFTGGPHAALRDTTWSALPDWEPTAQPRTFVLGAPYPNPFNPVTQIPFTLTRPLTVKITIHNLLGQQVAVLVNSIKPAGTHQVALDGSQLASGIYLVTMQVAGRAETRSVTMVR comes from the coding sequence ATGCGACGACTCCCCTTGCTCTGCCTGCTGGCCGCTTTGCTGGGCTTGCCACGGCCCAGCCAGGCTGTCCTGCTCCAGGTGCCCCAGCAGTTCGCGCTGCTCCAGGCCGCGCTGGATTCCTGCGCCAGCGGGGATACCATCCTGGTAGCGCCGGGCGAGTACCACGGCAATTTTGTGGTGCCGGACAAGACGATCACGCTGGGATCACAGACCCTGCTCACCGGCGACACGCTCTTCATTCCCCAGACGATCCTGGACGGCGATTCGCTGGGCACGGTGCTGACGGTGCGGACGGGCAGCACGCACCGCTTCGTGATGGATGGCTTCTTCCTGCGCAATGGCTACGGAACCCAGTGGGTCAGCGCTGGGATCCAGTTTGCCGATTCAACCGACGCGGAATTGCGAAATCTCTACTTTGGCCCCTTGTTTCATGACCCCCCACCCAGCGATGGACAAGGGTTGGCCATCTATGGGAGCTTTTTGAATGCAGACAGTGAATATGGAATTAAAAGTATTGTGATGGATGGATTTCGATATTTCGGAGTTACCAACCGTGCTTCTTCAACTCTGATTTATATCACATCAAGAGCTGATATCACTGCAAGGAATATGATTTTTGACCACATGCAGTCTCGTTTGCTGCGTTTGGATTCGCAAGCGGGAAGTATAGACCTGGATAACATCACGGTTCAGGATGGGGTTTTTCTAAGTGGTGCGATTTCAGCGGGAAATGTCTTTTCTTCAGTTGATTGTCACCACCGAGTGAAAAATGTCAAGTTCATCCGAAATCAATATAGAAGCAGCTTGTTAGGACATGGTGCCAAATCACCAACTGAGATCGAGAATCTCAGTTTTATTGACAATGTGGAACTGGAACCTCGAACAACGATCGCATATCCTTATGGGTTTTCTCAGGGAATCAATTCCATGCACGCCAAGAACCTCGTCTTCCGGGGAAATCGTGGCTTGCGGGTAAACGCGGCGGTAGGGGAGATCTATGCTCATGCGCCTGTAGGCCAAACCATAGGCTACTCGGAGATTGATGGATTGGTGGTGGAGAATTGCGTCTTGGGGGACAGTAATTATACGCAGTGGGACAGCGCTTATAGACCAACGATGTTGACTGTGGAAGATATCTCAATCAAGAATGCACGGTTTGCCAACAATACCACCATTCTGACTCCGGGCGAAGACACCGCGGAGAATGGCGGCGTATTCAATGCACACCTGTTGTACGTGCAAAACGATCTGGCGGATAGCATCCTGTTCAAGAACATCACCTTCACGGACAATCTGGTGATTGATCGGGACAACTATGACGAAGTCCCGGTAGCGGGGGCCAGCAAAGGAAGATGTTTGTTCTTGTACACCAGCGACTTTCGTAGCTTCCTTATGGACAGTGTGTCCTTTATCCGCAACCGGCAGCCCAACATGACTCCGGAGAATCCGGCCAGCAATTTTGAGACCTATAGTGGCACGATCGGCAGTGTGTTGGGAATGTACAGTGGGCGCAGCACGTACCCCGGCGATCCCGTGAAGGTGCTCCGGAATCTGCTCTTTCTGGACAATGACGATGGCGGCATCCAAACGGATGGCGGAGGGGACGCGCGTCAGGAAACCCACTTGGTCTTGGAAAACGTGCAGATGCTGCACATGTCGCGGCAGGCGCTGGATCTGCGGGCCAAGTCGGTCAGCCTGGACAACGTGCTGATCGACGGCTGCACGCCGTACCTGCCCCTGGCCCAGCGCTCGGAGCAGATGCCCCTGCGCCTGACCTGCGCGGAGCCCAGCACCGTGCGCAACTGCACGGTCGTCAACTGCACCACGCCGTATGTGCTCATGGCGGGCCTGACCTACTCTGAAGAGGTGCGCGAGCCGCGCATCACCTTCGAAAACTGCCTGTTCGCCAACAACACTTTCAATCGCTTCGAGGCCTTGGTGGCGCAGTACGACGAGCCGGGCTGGGACTGCTTCCGGCCCGGGCGCTACAATTACTGCCTGCTGCCCCAGGCCATGAGCTACGGTGAGCAGAACTTGGTGGGCGCGGCGCCGCAGTTTGACGCCGCGCTGGGGCCGCCCTATCTGGACCCGGCCTCGCCTTGCGTGGACGCCGGCAACCCCGCTTCCGCCAGCCAGGACCTCGAGGATCCGGCCCAGCCCGGCTTCCCGCTCTGGCCCAGCCTGGGCAATCTGTGCAACGACATCGGCTTCACGGGCGGGCCGCACGCGGCCCTGCGGGACACGACCTGGAGTGCGCTGCCGGACTGGGAGCCCACCGCCCAGCCCCGCACCTTTGTTCTCGGTGCGCCGTACCCTAATCCCTTCAACCCGGTGACACAGATTCCCTTCACGCTGACTAGACCGCTAACGGTCAAAATCACCATTCACAATCTTCTGGGGCAGCAGGTGGCCGTGCTTGTCAACTCGATCAAGCCAGCTGGAACGCATCAGGTCGCCTTGGATGGATCACAGCTGGCCAGCGGAATCTACCTGGTTACAATGCAAGTGGCAGGTAGAGCAGAAACAAGATCCGTGACAATGGTGCGTTAG
- a CDS encoding exonuclease SbcCD subunit D C-terminal domain-containing protein, translating to MRVIHTSDWHLGQTLRGFDRTREHQVFLDWLLLTLVESAADALLIAGDIFDQANPSAEAQAQFYHFLADARRRLPRLDVVAIAGNHDSPGRLEAPRRLLKDFGIHVAGHCNLQNDLSGTPGDAVLDRLLAPLRDAGGEIAAWVLTVPFLRPGDLRDGSGLGYQDALRAVYRRLADAALERCRNGEALLAMGHLHVQGGIVSELSERRLIIGGEEAVDAGVFPAEAAYVALGHLHRPQAVAGRPDIRYAGSPLPLSFPEEEHSHHVLQVDLDGGTAVTTPLPTPRAVELLRLPAEPLPLEQVLQELAAYPFTPSARGIWPLLEVRIREAILPVQFRQRLEEVLDGKSVHLARIDRSKPALPAPVTGGAPSAPEGPDVRRLDPAQVFARRLDDEGELPDRAELEGAFAELLDQALQTQGGRA from the coding sequence TTGCGCGTCATCCACACCTCCGACTGGCACCTCGGCCAAACCCTCCGCGGCTTCGACCGGACCCGTGAGCACCAGGTCTTCCTGGATTGGCTGCTGCTGACCCTAGTAGAGAGTGCCGCAGATGCCCTGCTCATTGCTGGGGACATCTTCGACCAGGCCAATCCCTCCGCCGAGGCCCAGGCCCAGTTCTACCACTTCCTGGCGGACGCGCGGCGCCGCCTGCCCCGCCTGGATGTGGTGGCCATCGCCGGCAACCATGACTCCCCCGGCCGGCTGGAAGCGCCCAGGCGGTTGCTTAAGGACTTCGGCATCCATGTGGCCGGCCACTGCAACCTGCAGAACGACTTGTCCGGCACGCCCGGCGATGCGGTGCTGGACCGCCTGCTGGCGCCGCTGCGCGACGCGGGGGGCGAGATCGCGGCCTGGGTGCTGACCGTGCCCTTCCTGCGCCCGGGCGACCTGCGGGACGGCTCGGGCCTAGGCTACCAGGACGCCCTGCGGGCGGTCTACCGCCGCCTGGCCGACGCTGCGCTGGAACGCTGCCGGAACGGCGAGGCGCTGCTGGCCATGGGGCACCTGCATGTCCAGGGCGGCATCGTCTCCGAGCTGTCGGAGCGCCGGTTGATCATCGGCGGAGAGGAGGCCGTGGACGCCGGCGTGTTCCCCGCCGAGGCGGCCTATGTGGCCCTGGGCCACCTGCACCGGCCCCAAGCCGTGGCCGGCCGGCCGGACATCCGCTACGCGGGCTCGCCCCTGCCCTTGTCCTTTCCCGAAGAGGAGCACTCCCACCACGTGCTGCAAGTTGACTTGGACGGGGGCACGGCGGTGACCACTCCCCTGCCCACACCCAGGGCCGTGGAGCTGCTGCGCCTGCCGGCGGAGCCCCTTCCATTGGAACAGGTGCTGCAAGAGCTGGCGGCCTATCCGTTCACGCCCTCGGCGCGGGGCATCTGGCCGCTGCTTGAGGTTCGGATCCGCGAGGCCATCCTGCCCGTCCAGTTCCGGCAGCGGCTCGAGGAGGTCCTGGACGGCAAATCCGTGCATCTGGCGAGGATCGATCGATCCAAGCCGGCCCTGCCCGCACCCGTCACTGGCGGGGCGCCATCCGCGCCGGAGGGCCCGGATGTCCGGCGCCTGGATCCAGCGCAGGTCTTCGCCCGCCGCTTGGACGATGAAGGCGAACTCCCGGACCGCGCCGAGTTGGAAGGGGCATTCGCCGAGCTGCTGGACCAAGCCCTCCAGACGCAAGGAGGCCGCGCATGA
- a CDS encoding DUF350 domain-containing protein → MFEQLVRAAAVNLSYTALMIFLAVGLWKATDRWLFPGIDFIPEIRKGNVAAAILAGVLLLFCAHLVSAGLN, encoded by the coding sequence ATGTTCGAGCAATTGGTGCGCGCGGCCGCGGTGAACCTGAGCTACACGGCTCTGATGATCTTTCTGGCCGTGGGCTTGTGGAAGGCTACCGACCGCTGGCTCTTCCCGGGCATCGACTTCATCCCGGAGATCCGAAAGGGCAACGTGGCCGCGGCCATCTTGGCGGGCGTGCTGCTGCTCTTCTGCGCCCACCTGGTGTCGGCGGGCCTGAACTGA
- a CDS encoding transglycosylase SLT domain-containing protein, whose translation MPWTTRFDPHFQKYSKRYFGADFDWRWWKAQAIAESGLDSTARSWCGAQGLMQIMPGTWEGIASKLEVDSPWLVKDNIQAGIYYDARMWAIWKAPRPLEERLALTLASYNAGAGNILQAQLMVVPGASSNFWAPVAAELHRVTGRHAEETRDYVVRICRYVKVLQSAE comes from the coding sequence TTGCCCTGGACCACCCGGTTCGATCCCCACTTCCAGAAGTACTCCAAGCGCTACTTCGGGGCGGATTTCGACTGGCGTTGGTGGAAGGCCCAGGCCATCGCCGAGAGCGGGCTGGATTCGACGGCGAGGAGCTGGTGTGGAGCCCAAGGCCTGATGCAGATCATGCCAGGCACTTGGGAGGGCATCGCCTCCAAGTTGGAAGTGGACTCGCCCTGGCTGGTGAAGGACAACATCCAGGCCGGGATCTACTACGACGCCCGCATGTGGGCCATTTGGAAGGCGCCCAGGCCGCTGGAAGAGCGTTTGGCCTTAACCCTGGCCAGCTACAACGCCGGCGCGGGCAACATCCTGCAGGCCCAGCTCATGGTCGTGCCGGGCGCGAGTTCCAATTTCTGGGCGCCAGTGGCTGCAGAGCTTCATCGGGTCACGGGCAGGCACGCGGAGGAGACGCGGGACTACGTCGTCCGGATCTGTCGCTACGTCAAAGTCCTGCAAAGCGCAGAATAG
- a CDS encoding tyrosine-type recombinase/integrase, protein MRRFRFSVAALNALTTDKAREYVHDDQVPALALLVTASGAKSFYVEKKVEGKKVQVRLGSLAEITIPQARAKAAEIISQFASGDTRQVVRRRPLPMEQVMGEYLAFAQEHLNARTLKEYIRQWERYVKPWMGNKPLASIRRRDVTAFHQHIGQNFGRPTANRVIALLRAAINRAIREHELDLPNPARSITFYREEGRTRRLSKAELPSFMKAVGEYPNRTVRDMLYLALFTGARKGNLIAMRWEDISFEMSLWTVPAAKSKSGHELPVALSSHAMRILTARRSLSPSPFVFPGNHDGHMGSPNKAWIWILERAGMPGFRMHDLRRSLASFQIDTGTPLEVIQKTLGHESKVTTEVYARMAMGPVMESLERATEEMLKGCAGLDIANGLPEEVTDL, encoded by the coding sequence ATGAGGCGATTCAGATTTTCCGTCGCAGCTTTGAATGCCCTCACCACGGACAAGGCCCGGGAGTACGTTCACGACGACCAAGTGCCCGCCCTGGCCCTGCTGGTCACCGCATCGGGCGCCAAGTCCTTCTATGTCGAGAAGAAGGTGGAAGGGAAGAAGGTTCAGGTCCGCCTGGGATCCCTTGCGGAGATCACAATCCCGCAGGCCCGGGCCAAGGCAGCGGAGATCATCTCCCAGTTTGCCTCCGGCGACACGCGCCAAGTCGTGCGGCGGCGTCCACTGCCCATGGAGCAGGTGATGGGGGAGTATCTGGCTTTCGCGCAGGAGCATCTGAACGCCAGGACGTTGAAGGAGTACATCCGGCAATGGGAGCGTTACGTCAAGCCCTGGATGGGCAACAAGCCCCTTGCCTCCATCCGAAGGCGCGATGTGACCGCCTTCCACCAGCACATTGGTCAGAACTTTGGACGCCCAACGGCTAATCGGGTGATCGCGCTCCTGCGCGCCGCCATCAACCGGGCCATCCGGGAGCACGAACTGGACCTGCCCAATCCTGCCCGCTCCATCACCTTCTACCGTGAAGAGGGCAGGACGCGCCGCCTGAGCAAGGCTGAGCTTCCTTCCTTCATGAAGGCTGTCGGCGAATACCCGAATCGGACCGTGCGCGACATGCTCTACCTGGCCTTGTTCACGGGCGCGCGCAAAGGGAATCTGATTGCCATGCGCTGGGAGGACATTTCGTTTGAAATGAGCCTGTGGACAGTTCCGGCTGCAAAATCGAAGAGCGGACACGAGTTGCCCGTGGCCTTGTCCAGCCACGCCATGCGTATTCTGACAGCCCGTCGGTCCTTGAGCCCCAGCCCCTTTGTGTTTCCTGGCAATCACGATGGCCACATGGGATCACCCAACAAGGCTTGGATCTGGATCCTTGAGCGTGCCGGCATGCCCGGCTTTCGCATGCATGACCTGCGTCGCAGCCTTGCCTCCTTCCAGATCGATACCGGCACGCCCCTTGAGGTGATCCAGAAAACCTTGGGACATGAGTCCAAGGTCACGACGGAAGTCTACGCGCGGATGGCCATGGGTCCGGTCATGGAAAGCCTGGAGCGTGCGACGGAAGAGATGTTGAAGGGGTGCGCAGGCCTGGATATCGCGAATGGCCTCCCGGAGGAGGTCACAGACCTATGA